TCCTCAAGGACCTTGGCTTGCGCTTTCGCAAGGCGCGCTTGGCCGCTCGCCTGTCGCAGCAGCAAATCGCCCAGCGGGCCAATATCAGCAGGCCTCGCTATCGGGACATCGAAACGGGGGCTGCCGCCGCCCGTGCAACCACGCTTGTCAACGTCGCACGCGCACTTGGCATGGAGATGATGCTGATCCCGCAGGCGATGGTGCCTGCTGTTCAGTCGATGCTCCAGCCTGCGGATCGCGATGATGATCGCCCTGCGTTCACGTCGGATGTTGAAGACGAGGAAGGCTCA
This portion of the Bradyrhizobium diazoefficiens genome encodes:
- a CDS encoding helix-turn-helix domain-containing protein, translating into MPPAPDPLLKDLGLRFRKARLAARLSQQQIAQRANISRPRYRDIETGAAAARATTLVNVARALGMEMMLIPQAMVPAVQSMLQPADRDDDRPAFTSDVEDEEGS